One Azoarcus sp. DN11 DNA segment encodes these proteins:
- the rng gene encoding ribonuclease G, with product MSIEFLINFTPQETRVAIVEQGVVQELHVERTASRGIVGNIYLGRVVRVLPGMQSAFIDIGLERTAFLHVADIWSDRHNGDTGKPIERILAEGQNLTVQVLKDPIGTKGARLSTQISIAGRLLVYLPQEKHIGISQRIEDEAEREALRERLTRLVPEDEAGGFIVRTMAESASDEELAADIAYLRKLWGEIRNSATGRVPPAVLYEDLGLGQRVLRDLVNDDTTRILIDSRENFQKLTAFASEYSPKVLPLLEHYGGERPLFDLHSVEEEIQKALARRVSLKSGGYLIIDQTEAMTTVDVNTGGFVGARNFDDTIFKTNLEAAQTIARQLRLRNLGGIIIIDFIDMENPEHRDMVLDEFRKALARDHTKMTVNGFTALGLVEMTRKRTRESLAHLLCEPCPTCGGRGEVKTARTVCYEILRELLREARQFNAREFRVLAAPNVIDLFLDEESQSLAMLSDFIGKKISLHPEASYSQEQFDIVLL from the coding sequence ATGAGCATCGAATTCCTCATCAACTTCACACCGCAGGAGACGCGGGTCGCGATCGTCGAACAGGGTGTCGTGCAGGAACTGCACGTCGAGCGCACCGCCAGCCGCGGCATCGTCGGCAACATCTACCTCGGGCGGGTCGTGCGCGTGCTGCCGGGCATGCAGTCGGCGTTCATCGACATCGGCCTCGAGCGCACCGCCTTCCTGCACGTCGCCGACATCTGGAGCGACCGCCACAACGGCGACACCGGCAAGCCGATCGAGCGCATCCTCGCCGAAGGCCAGAACCTCACCGTGCAGGTGCTGAAGGACCCGATCGGCACGAAGGGCGCGCGCCTGTCGACGCAGATCAGCATCGCCGGGCGGCTGCTCGTGTACCTGCCCCAGGAAAAGCATATCGGCATCTCTCAGCGCATCGAGGACGAGGCCGAGCGCGAGGCGCTGCGCGAGCGGCTCACGCGCCTCGTGCCCGAGGACGAAGCCGGCGGCTTCATCGTGCGCACGATGGCGGAGTCGGCCTCGGACGAGGAGCTCGCCGCCGACATCGCCTACCTGAGGAAGCTGTGGGGCGAGATCCGCAACAGCGCCACCGGCCGCGTCCCGCCCGCGGTGCTGTACGAGGACCTCGGCCTGGGCCAGCGCGTGCTGCGCGACCTCGTCAACGACGACACCACGCGCATCCTCATCGACTCGCGCGAGAACTTCCAGAAGCTCACCGCCTTCGCGTCCGAATACAGCCCCAAGGTCCTGCCGCTGCTCGAACACTACGGCGGCGAGCGCCCGCTCTTCGACCTGCACAGCGTCGAGGAAGAAATCCAGAAAGCGCTCGCGCGGCGCGTGAGCCTGAAGTCGGGCGGCTACCTGATCATCGACCAGACCGAGGCGATGACCACCGTCGACGTGAACACCGGCGGCTTCGTCGGCGCGCGCAACTTCGACGACACGATCTTCAAGACCAACCTCGAGGCCGCGCAGACGATCGCGCGCCAGCTGCGCCTGCGCAACCTCGGCGGCATCATCATCATCGACTTCATCGACATGGAAAACCCCGAGCACCGCGACATGGTGCTCGACGAGTTCCGCAAGGCGCTCGCGCGCGACCACACGAAGATGACGGTGAACGGCTTCACCGCGCTGGGCCTCGTCGAGATGACCCGCAAGCGCACGCGCGAATCGCTCGCCCACCTGCTGTGCGAGCCCTGCCCCACCTGCGGCGGCCGCGGCGAAGTGAAGACCGCGCGCACGGTGTGCTACGAGATCCTGCGCGAGCTGCTGCGCGAGGCACGCCAGTTCAACGCGCGCGAATTCCGCGTGCTCGCCGCGCCCAACGTCATCGACCTCTTCCTCGACGAGGAATCGCAATCGCTCGCGATGCTGTCGGACTTCATCGGCAAGAAGATCTCGCTGCACCCGGAAGCGAGCTACTCGCAGGAACAGTTCGACATCGTGCTGCTGTGA
- a CDS encoding Maf family protein has product MSSLQARIYLASRSPRRRELLRQIGVPFDLLVFRGGERGADADVDETPLPGEEVEHYVERIALVKAEAGWRRLQWRTLPLYPVLSADTTIALDGEIIGKPADAADAAAILRRLSGRTHRVLTAVAISDGTQTRSRISTSDVRFRALTDLEIRHYIATGEPMDKAGAYGIQGRAAIFIEEIRGSYTGIMGLPLFETAQLLDAFGYPL; this is encoded by the coding sequence ATGTCCAGTCTCCAAGCCCGAATCTACCTCGCCTCGCGCAGCCCGCGCCGGCGCGAACTGTTGCGCCAGATCGGCGTGCCCTTCGATCTGCTGGTGTTTCGCGGCGGCGAACGCGGCGCGGATGCGGACGTCGACGAGACGCCGCTGCCGGGCGAGGAGGTCGAGCACTATGTCGAGCGCATCGCCCTCGTCAAGGCCGAAGCCGGCTGGCGGCGCCTGCAGTGGCGCACCCTGCCGCTCTACCCGGTGCTGTCGGCGGACACGACGATAGCGCTCGATGGCGAGATCATCGGCAAGCCGGCCGACGCGGCCGATGCCGCCGCGATCCTGCGCCGCCTGTCGGGACGCACGCATCGCGTGCTGACCGCGGTGGCCATCAGCGACGGCACGCAGACCCGCAGCCGCATCAGCACCAGCGACGTGCGCTTTCGCGCGCTCACCGACCTCGAGATCCGCCACTACATCGCCACCGGAGAGCCGATGGACAAGGCCGGCGCCTACGGCATCCAGGGGCGCGCGGCGATCTTCATCGAGGAGATCCGTGGCAGCTACACCGGAATCATGGGGCTGCCGCTGTTCGAGACCGCACAGCTGCTCGACGCCTTCGGCTATCCGCTGTAA
- the rlmH gene encoding 23S rRNA (pseudouridine(1915)-N(3))-methyltransferase RlmH has translation MKLSIVAVGTRMPAWVEAGFDEFARRMPRELPLQLVEVKAEPRTTGKTVEAMMTAEAARIEAALPPRCRRVILDERGADLTTVELARRLEAWQADGADVALIVGGPDGLAPALKAGAHERLRLSSLTLPHALVRPLLAEALYRAWTVLKNHPYHRE, from the coding sequence GTGAAGCTCTCGATCGTCGCCGTCGGCACCCGCATGCCCGCGTGGGTCGAGGCCGGCTTCGACGAATTCGCGCGCCGCATGCCGCGCGAGCTGCCGCTGCAACTCGTCGAGGTGAAGGCCGAACCGCGTACCACCGGCAAGACCGTCGAGGCGATGATGACGGCCGAGGCGGCGCGCATCGAAGCGGCGCTGCCGCCGCGCTGCCGCCGCGTGATCCTCGACGAGCGCGGCGCCGACCTCACGACCGTCGAGCTCGCGCGCCGGCTCGAAGCCTGGCAGGCGGACGGGGCCGACGTCGCGCTGATCGTCGGTGGCCCCGACGGGCTGGCGCCGGCGCTCAAGGCCGGCGCTCATGAACGTCTGCGCCTGTCGAGCCTCACCCTCCCGCACGCGCTGGTGCGCCCCCTGCTGGCCGAGGCCCTGTACCGCGCCTGGACGGTACTGAAGAACCACCCCTACCACCGCGAGTAA
- the rsfS gene encoding ribosome silencing factor: MDTCTLEETVVAALEDIKAKDIEVIDTTKLTSLFDRIIIATGDSNRQTRALARNVHDKVREAGAPVVSVEGEETGEWVLVDLGDIVVHIMQPAIRSYYNLEELWAAPSTLRRGRAAARVAAQ, translated from the coding sequence ATGGACACCTGCACACTCGAAGAAACCGTCGTTGCCGCCCTCGAAGACATCAAGGCCAAGGACATCGAAGTCATCGACACCACCAAGCTGACTTCGCTGTTCGACCGCATCATCATCGCCACCGGCGATTCCAACCGCCAGACGCGGGCGCTGGCGCGCAACGTGCATGACAAGGTTCGCGAGGCGGGCGCCCCTGTCGTCAGCGTGGAAGGCGAAGAGACCGGGGAATGGGTGCTGGTGGACCTCGGCGACATCGTCGTGCACATCATGCAGCCGGCGATCCGCAGCTACTACAACCTCGAAGAACTGTGGGCCGCCCCCTCGACCCTGCGGCGCGGCCGCGCGGCCGCGCGCGTCGCGGCACAATGA
- the nadD gene encoding nicotinate-nucleotide adenylyltransferase — translation MPSNNPDRGALGLLGGTFDPIHFGHLRLAEEAREALNLAQVALIPAGRPPHRGAPQSPAVDRLEMVRLASAGNPGLVVDTGEVFAPNKSYTVLTLERLRAQHGPDRPLVLILGADAFNGLPGWHRWQDLFALAHIAVANRPGFAPHGRRWPGTLSPELDAACASRIDTHPAILHESPAGRVVPFDMTPLAISASLIRDLIRGGHSARYLLPDPVLDYIGVHHLYRKT, via the coding sequence ATGCCTTCGAACAACCCTGACCGGGGTGCGCTGGGCCTGCTGGGCGGCACCTTCGACCCGATCCATTTCGGCCACCTGCGCCTCGCCGAGGAAGCACGCGAGGCGCTCAACCTCGCGCAGGTCGCGCTGATCCCCGCCGGCCGGCCCCCGCACCGCGGCGCGCCGCAGTCCCCGGCCGTCGACCGGCTGGAGATGGTGCGGCTCGCGAGCGCCGGCAATCCCGGGCTCGTCGTCGACACCGGCGAGGTGTTCGCGCCCAACAAGAGCTACACCGTGCTGACGCTGGAACGCCTGCGCGCGCAGCACGGACCCGACCGCCCGCTCGTGCTCATCCTCGGCGCCGACGCGTTCAACGGCCTGCCCGGCTGGCATCGCTGGCAGGACCTCTTCGCCCTCGCCCACATCGCCGTCGCCAACCGCCCCGGCTTCGCACCGCACGGCCGGCGCTGGCCGGGCACCCTGTCGCCGGAACTCGACGCCGCCTGCGCGAGTCGGATTGACACCCACCCGGCCATCCTGCACGAGAGCCCTGCCGGACGGGTCGTCCCCTTCGACATGACGCCGCTGGCGATTTCCGCATCGCTGATCCGCGACCTCATCCGCGGCGGGCACAGCGCCCGCTATTTGCTGCCCGATCCGGTTCTCGACTATATTGGGGTGCACCACCTCTACCGCAAAACCTGA
- a CDS encoding BPSS1780 family membrane protein has protein sequence MQARQLPSGRGFAWLGEGLQIWRRNPALLTFASFGYLLLLILVSVVPFLGQVIASLLMPILSLGVLNTCQAIDKGRKAGPDVLFSGFQQNLPALVTIGLIYLAGSLLVLLLTSLADGGTLLKVMTSGGKIEAEAATSTGFTVALLIAITLSTPVMMAYWFAPLLAGWWKLSAPKAMFFSFYACLRNWRPFLTYSIALALFGAVLPGILLGLVGMASPMLATLLSVPLPLLLIPIVFASFYANARDIFGEPGNAFEQP, from the coding sequence ATGCAAGCACGACAACTCCCGTCCGGGCGCGGCTTCGCCTGGCTCGGCGAAGGCCTGCAGATCTGGCGGCGCAACCCGGCGCTGCTCACCTTCGCGTCCTTCGGCTACCTGCTGCTGCTGATCCTCGTCTCCGTGGTCCCGTTCCTCGGCCAGGTCATCGCCTCGCTGCTGATGCCGATCCTGTCGCTGGGCGTGCTCAACACCTGCCAGGCGATCGACAAGGGGCGCAAGGCGGGGCCGGACGTGCTGTTCTCCGGCTTCCAGCAGAACCTCCCCGCGCTGGTGACGATCGGCCTGATCTACCTTGCCGGCAGCCTGCTGGTGCTGCTGCTCACCTCCCTCGCCGACGGCGGCACGCTGCTCAAGGTGATGACCAGCGGCGGCAAGATCGAAGCCGAGGCCGCGACCAGCACCGGCTTCACCGTTGCACTGCTGATCGCGATCACGCTGTCGACACCGGTCATGATGGCCTACTGGTTCGCGCCGCTGCTCGCCGGCTGGTGGAAGCTCTCGGCTCCCAAGGCAATGTTCTTCAGTTTCTACGCGTGCCTGCGCAACTGGCGCCCCTTCCTTACCTACTCGATCGCGCTGGCCCTGTTCGGCGCGGTCCTGCCCGGCATCCTGCTCGGCCTCGTCGGCATGGCGTCGCCGATGCTCGCGACCCTGCTGTCGGTGCCGCTGCCGCTGCTGCTCATCCCCATCGTCTTCGCCAGCTTCTACGCCAACGCGCGCGACATCTTCGGCGAACCCGGGAATGCCTTCGAACAACCCTGA
- a CDS encoding BPSS1780 family membrane protein has product MNEAHSTHSAHHSADPAGHGAPHRRHPLPPPGHVTPADTLKWIAAGWKTFTASPGIWVAQTLVLIVALSALGLVPFLGWALAPLAFPVLVAGMLSGAHALAQGEPLRIDHLFDGVRRHAGNLLMIGGFHLLGALLAALIAAAVGSSAALTGMLVGAFAGMSLAAGGVMLAVAVFTVLWVLLLMALWFAPALVMLQGVSPLDAMKLSARACLGNLTSFIVLGFILYVLVWIAMLPAGLGMLALVPVLAGALHAAWQDTFAPDRPQPAPALLAPIDTADE; this is encoded by the coding sequence ATGAACGAAGCCCACTCCACTCACTCCGCGCACCATTCCGCCGACCCGGCGGGACACGGTGCCCCGCACCGCCGCCATCCGCTGCCGCCGCCGGGCCATGTCACGCCGGCCGACACGCTGAAATGGATCGCCGCGGGCTGGAAGACCTTCACCGCCAGCCCCGGCATCTGGGTCGCCCAGACCCTCGTGCTGATCGTCGCCCTCAGCGCCCTGGGCCTCGTGCCCTTCCTCGGCTGGGCGCTCGCACCGCTCGCCTTCCCGGTGCTCGTCGCCGGCATGCTCTCCGGAGCCCATGCGCTGGCGCAGGGCGAGCCGCTGCGCATCGACCACCTCTTCGACGGCGTGCGCCGCCATGCCGGCAATCTCCTGATGATCGGCGGCTTCCACCTGCTGGGCGCCCTGCTCGCGGCCCTGATCGCCGCCGCCGTCGGCAGCAGCGCGGCGCTGACCGGCATGCTGGTCGGCGCCTTCGCCGGCATGAGCCTCGCGGCGGGCGGGGTGATGCTTGCCGTCGCGGTGTTCACGGTGTTGTGGGTGCTGCTGCTGATGGCGCTGTGGTTCGCGCCGGCCCTCGTGATGCTGCAGGGCGTCTCGCCGCTCGACGCGATGAAGCTCTCGGCGCGCGCCTGCCTTGGCAACCTCACCAGCTTCATCGTGCTGGGTTTCATCCTCTACGTGCTGGTGTGGATCGCGATGCTGCCGGCCGGGCTCGGCATGCTGGCCCTGGTCCCGGTGCTGGCCGGTGCCCTGCACGCCGCGTGGCAGGACACCTTCGCGCCCGATCGCCCGCAGCCGGCCCCGGCCCTGCTCGCCCCCATCGACACCGCCGACGAGTAG
- a CDS encoding homoserine kinase, with protein MSVFTAVAPETLSRWLGHYAIGRLVELQGISAGVQNSNFFVTTTLGRYVLTLFEAIPRAELPFYLHLMAHLARHGLPVPAPIANRDNEYLGTLSERPAALVMRLSGKSEMAPGMQHCARVGAMLAGLHLAGLSYGRRQDNPRGAAWRTAAAARVRPFLPADEQALLDAELAFQAAVDYASLPQGVIHADLFRDNVLWDGDHVGGVIDFYFAGHDALLFDVAVTVNDWCTSADGELDPQRSAALLDAYHAERPFTGAERASWPAMLRAAALRFWLSRAEDFHLPKPGEMVLVKPPAEYRDILRLRIAAAPSLPL; from the coding sequence ATGTCCGTTTTCACCGCCGTTGCCCCCGAGACGCTGTCCCGCTGGCTCGGCCACTATGCCATTGGCCGCCTCGTCGAGCTGCAGGGCATCTCGGCCGGCGTCCAGAACAGCAATTTCTTCGTCACGACCACGCTCGGCCGCTACGTGCTGACGCTGTTCGAGGCGATTCCGCGCGCCGAGCTGCCCTTCTACCTGCACCTGATGGCGCATCTCGCGCGCCACGGCCTGCCGGTGCCCGCACCGATCGCCAACCGCGACAACGAATATCTCGGCACGCTCAGCGAGCGGCCCGCCGCGCTGGTGATGCGCCTGTCGGGCAAGTCCGAGATGGCGCCGGGCATGCAGCATTGCGCGCGCGTCGGCGCGATGCTCGCGGGCCTGCACCTCGCCGGCCTGTCCTACGGCCGCAGGCAGGACAACCCGCGCGGCGCGGCATGGCGCACGGCCGCCGCCGCCCGCGTGCGCCCCTTCCTGCCCGCCGACGAACAGGCCCTGCTCGACGCCGAGCTCGCCTTCCAGGCTGCCGTGGACTACGCGAGCCTGCCGCAGGGCGTGATCCACGCCGACCTCTTCCGCGACAACGTACTGTGGGACGGCGACCACGTCGGCGGCGTGATCGACTTCTACTTCGCCGGCCACGATGCGCTGCTCTTCGACGTCGCCGTCACCGTGAACGACTGGTGCACGAGCGCCGACGGCGAACTGGACCCGCAGCGCAGCGCGGCGCTGCTCGACGCCTACCATGCCGAACGCCCCTTCACCGGCGCCGAGCGCGCGAGCTGGCCGGCGATGCTGCGCGCGGCCGCACTGCGCTTCTGGCTGTCACGCGCCGAAGACTTTCACCTGCCCAAACCGGGCGAGATGGTGCTCGTGAAGCCGCCCGCCGAATACCGCGACATCCTGCGCCTGCGCATTGCGGCAGCGCCTTCCCTGCCGCTCTGA
- a CDS encoding DUF2782 domain-containing protein: MRRNLIVLLMAIATPVAAQQPPKLEPIPEPPPMPAGDPSMDPEVTIVKRGQDTVQEYRIRGKLYMIKVTPPHGVPYYLIDNEGNGVMSRQDVLPSLSVPMWVIKSW, from the coding sequence ATGCGCCGAAATCTCATCGTGCTGCTGATGGCCATCGCAACCCCGGTTGCGGCCCAGCAGCCCCCCAAGCTCGAACCGATTCCCGAACCGCCGCCGATGCCGGCCGGCGATCCGTCGATGGACCCGGAAGTCACGATCGTCAAGCGCGGCCAGGACACGGTGCAGGAGTACCGCATCCGCGGCAAGCTCTACATGATCAAGGTCACGCCCCCGCACGGCGTGCCCTACTACCTCATCGACAACGAGGGCAACGGCGTCATGTCGCGCCAGGACGTGCTGCCGTCGCTCTCCGTGCCGATGTGGGTGATCAAGTCCTGGTAA
- a CDS encoding TIGR00730 family Rossman fold protein, protein MAAKEKIPPSAPSSTAPRFNARESWRIFGIMAEFVEATERLNAIRPAVSIFGSARIPPDHMYYLLAERISRLLSDAGFSVISGGGPGIMEAANKGAYFGKSPSIGLNIQLPMEQSSNPYQDISQTFQHFFARKFMFVRFASAYVVMPGGFGTLDELMEALTLIQTGKGRKIPIILVHGPFWKGMIDWFRDRLVAERMINPEDLDLIQVIDTPEEVVEAIFKHYEHRGFLPLPEEHELLLNL, encoded by the coding sequence ATGGCCGCGAAAGAGAAAATCCCCCCCAGCGCCCCGAGCAGCACCGCGCCGCGCTTCAATGCGCGCGAATCGTGGCGCATCTTCGGAATTATGGCAGAGTTCGTCGAGGCGACCGAACGGCTCAACGCGATCCGGCCGGCGGTGTCGATCTTCGGCAGCGCGCGCATCCCGCCCGACCACATGTACTACCTCCTCGCCGAGCGCATCAGCCGCCTGCTCTCCGACGCCGGCTTCTCGGTGATCTCGGGCGGCGGCCCGGGCATCATGGAAGCCGCGAACAAGGGCGCCTACTTCGGCAAGAGTCCGTCGATCGGCCTCAACATCCAGCTGCCGATGGAGCAGAGCTCCAACCCCTACCAGGACATCTCGCAGACCTTCCAGCACTTCTTCGCGCGCAAGTTCATGTTCGTGCGCTTCGCCTCGGCCTACGTCGTGATGCCGGGCGGCTTCGGCACGCTCGACGAGCTGATGGAAGCGCTCACGCTGATCCAGACCGGCAAGGGCCGCAAGATCCCGATCATCCTCGTGCACGGGCCGTTCTGGAAAGGCATGATCGACTGGTTCCGCGACCGCCTCGTCGCCGAACGCATGATCAACCCGGAGGACCTCGACCTGATCCAGGTCATCGACACCCCCGAGGAAGTCGTCGAGGCGATCTTCAAGCACTACGAGCACCGCGGCTTCCTGCCGCTGCCCGAGGAACACGAACTGCTGCTCAACCTGTGA
- the polA gene encoding DNA polymerase I, with the protein MPVLLLVDGSSYLYRAFHALPDLRTSQGEPTGAIRGVLSMLRRLESDYKAEFRACVFDAKGKTFRDDLYPEYKSHRPPMPDDLRAQIEPLHAAVQAEGWPLLAIEGVEADDVIGTLTRQAQERGWEVVISTGDKDLTQLVRPGVKWVNTMSEEVLDEAGVTEKFGVPPERIVDYLALVGDAVDNVPGVEKCGPKTAVKWLTEYGTLDNLVANADKVGGKVGENLRKHLDFLPLGKKLVTVVTDVALPLALDALPARGDDKAALRALYERFEFRGWLKDLDGPASVRNAGGSARSANAVAPEASGAVAVVTEDPPAAPGAHRGGYVTILDRATFDAWLAKLEAAVLVAFDTETTSLDPMAAQLVGMSFATVAGEAAYLPLAHRGPDVPAQLPLAEVLARLKPWLESDAHAKLGQNLKYDAHVLANHGIRLAGIAHDTLLQSYVLESDKSHDMDSLAKRHLGLTTIPYTDVCGKGAKQIGFDEVALERASEYAAEDADITLRLHETLWPQLEAVPALAALYRDIEMPAMQVLFDMERTGVLIDDFLLAQQSEELGRRLMALEREAHELAGQPFNLASPKQLGEILFGKLGLPVVKKTATGQPSTDEEVLVQLSDDYPLPKLLLEHRGFAKLKSTYADKLPRMVNPKTGRVHTSFSQAVAVTGRLASSEPNLQNIPIRTAEGRRIRAAFIAPRDHVIVSADYSQIELRIMAHLSGDARLLEAFAHGEDVHRATASEVFGVTPAEVTSEQRRYSKVINFGLIYGMSAHGLAKNLGIDRAAAQGWIDRYFARYPGVADYMERIKGEAKAKGYVETVFGRRLYLPDIRAQQVGRRQGAERAAINAPMQGTAADLIKKAMIAVHGWLGASGLRSRLILQVHDELVLEVPRDELELMRRELPARMGGVAELAVPLLVEVGAGNNWDEAH; encoded by the coding sequence ATGCCCGTCCTGTTGCTCGTCGATGGTTCCAGCTATCTGTATCGCGCCTTCCATGCGCTGCCGGATCTCCGCACGTCGCAGGGCGAGCCGACCGGGGCGATTCGGGGTGTGTTGTCGATGCTACGTCGGCTCGAAAGCGACTACAAGGCCGAATTCCGTGCCTGCGTGTTCGACGCCAAGGGCAAGACCTTCCGCGACGACCTGTACCCGGAATACAAGTCGCACCGCCCGCCGATGCCCGACGACCTGCGCGCGCAGATCGAACCGCTGCACGCGGCGGTGCAGGCGGAAGGCTGGCCGCTGCTGGCGATCGAGGGGGTCGAGGCCGACGACGTGATCGGCACGCTCACGCGCCAGGCCCAGGAGCGTGGCTGGGAGGTCGTGATCTCGACCGGCGACAAGGACCTGACCCAGCTCGTGCGCCCTGGCGTGAAGTGGGTGAACACGATGAGCGAGGAGGTGCTCGACGAGGCCGGCGTGACGGAGAAATTCGGCGTGCCGCCCGAGCGCATCGTCGATTATCTCGCGCTGGTCGGTGATGCCGTCGACAATGTGCCGGGCGTCGAGAAGTGCGGGCCGAAGACGGCGGTGAAGTGGCTCACCGAGTACGGCACGCTCGACAACCTCGTCGCGAACGCCGACAAGGTGGGTGGCAAGGTGGGCGAGAACCTGCGCAAGCATCTCGATTTCCTGCCGCTGGGGAAGAAGCTCGTGACGGTAGTGACCGACGTCGCGCTGCCGCTGGCGCTCGACGCGCTGCCCGCGCGCGGGGACGACAAGGCGGCGCTACGCGCGCTGTACGAGCGCTTCGAGTTCCGCGGCTGGCTCAAGGATCTGGACGGGCCGGCGTCGGTGCGCAATGCTGGGGGTAGCGCCCGGTCGGCGAACGCCGTTGCGCCGGAGGCATCGGGCGCGGTCGCCGTCGTGACGGAGGACCCGCCCGCGGCGCCGGGCGCGCATCGCGGCGGCTACGTGACGATCCTCGACCGGGCGACGTTCGACGCCTGGCTGGCGAAACTCGAGGCCGCGGTGCTCGTCGCGTTCGACACCGAGACGACCAGCCTCGACCCGATGGCGGCGCAGCTCGTGGGCATGTCCTTCGCGACCGTCGCGGGCGAGGCGGCCTACCTGCCGCTGGCGCACCGCGGACCCGACGTGCCGGCGCAGCTGCCGCTCGCCGAGGTGCTCGCGCGCCTCAAGCCGTGGCTCGAATCGGACGCCCATGCCAAGCTCGGCCAGAACCTCAAGTACGACGCGCACGTGCTCGCCAATCACGGCATCCGTCTCGCCGGTATCGCGCACGACACGCTGCTGCAGTCCTACGTGCTGGAAAGCGACAAGTCGCACGACATGGATTCGCTGGCGAAGCGCCATCTGGGCCTGACGACGATTCCCTACACCGACGTGTGCGGCAAGGGCGCGAAACAGATCGGCTTCGACGAGGTCGCGCTCGAGCGTGCGAGCGAATACGCGGCCGAGGACGCCGACATCACGCTGCGCCTGCACGAGACGCTGTGGCCGCAGCTCGAGGCGGTGCCGGCACTGGCCGCGTTGTACCGCGACATCGAGATGCCGGCGATGCAGGTGCTGTTCGACATGGAACGCACCGGCGTGCTGATCGACGACTTCCTGCTCGCGCAGCAGAGCGAGGAGCTCGGGCGGCGCCTGATGGCGCTGGAGCGCGAGGCGCACGAGCTCGCCGGGCAGCCCTTCAACCTCGCCTCGCCCAAGCAGCTCGGCGAGATCCTGTTCGGCAAGCTGGGCCTGCCGGTCGTCAAGAAGACTGCGACCGGCCAGCCCTCCACCGACGAGGAGGTGCTCGTCCAGCTCTCCGACGACTACCCGCTGCCCAAGCTGCTGCTCGAACACCGCGGCTTCGCGAAGCTCAAGAGCACCTACGCGGACAAGCTGCCGCGCATGGTCAACCCGAAGACCGGGCGCGTGCACACGAGCTTCTCGCAGGCGGTCGCGGTCACCGGGCGGCTGGCGAGCTCGGAGCCGAACCTGCAGAACATCCCGATCCGCACCGCCGAAGGGCGGCGCATCCGCGCGGCCTTCATCGCGCCGCGCGACCACGTGATCGTGTCGGCCGACTATTCGCAGATCGAGCTGCGCATCATGGCGCACCTGTCGGGCGACGCGCGCCTGCTGGAAGCCTTCGCGCACGGCGAGGACGTGCATCGCGCGACCGCCTCGGAAGTGTTCGGCGTCACGCCGGCGGAAGTCACCAGCGAGCAGCGCCGCTATTCGAAGGTCATCAATTTCGGCCTCATCTACGGCATGAGCGCGCACGGGCTGGCGAAGAACCTCGGCATCGACCGCGCCGCCGCGCAGGGCTGGATCGACCGCTATTTCGCGCGTTATCCGGGCGTCGCCGACTACATGGAGCGCATCAAGGGCGAGGCCAAGGCGAAGGGTTACGTCGAGACGGTGTTCGGGCGCCGGCTGTATCTGCCCGACATCCGCGCGCAGCAGGTGGGGCGCCGCCAGGGGGCCGAGCGCGCGGCGATCAATGCGCCGATGCAGGGTACGGCGGCGGATCTCATCAAGAAGGCGATGATCGCGGTGCACGGCTGGCTCGGGGCGTCGGGGCTCAGGTCGCGCCTGATCCTGCAGGTGCATGACGAACTGGTGCTGGAAGTGCCGCGCGACGAGCTCGAGCTGATGCGCCGCGAACTGCCCGCGCGAATGGGCGGCGTGGCCGAGCTCGCGGTGCCACTGCTGGTCGAGGTCGGGGCGGGGAACAACTGGGATGAAGCGCACTGA